The genome window CTGTTGTTGCAAAAACAGTAGGCGACATTCTTGTTTCAGCAGTTACATCATCTCTACTCATTCCCTGCCAACCGGGGAACGGATGCGAATGAAGGAATGCAATTCCTTTTTTTCGTTCAGTAGCAATTTTTAAAACCCGTTCAAAATATTCAGGCAGGAAACCAACATTACCATGAACCTCTCTATCATTTTCTTCAGGAAATATTATTTCCGTTACGATTCCACTAAACCTTTTGCCACCACTACTCGGAACATAAGTAGCGAAACATAAATCTTCATCCCCATCTTCACGAATGAGATGATTGAATAATTGCTGATGAGTTTCATCAGTCATTACAACGCTAAAATTTTCCATTACAGTTTTGCTAATAAATTTTTGATGTGTGCGAAATAGGTTTTCACTTTTCTATCAGTCCTGTTCCAATCAGGAAAAGGTCTGCTCCAATATTTCCATTCACCACCAAATGCACTTGCATGAATGTTATTCGGAGGTTCAACCCAATCTTGAATTCCAATAGATTTAAAATGTGGTCCAGGTGGACAACTCATTGGATAATCGTTTTGAACTTCAAACCCTATCTGCAATTTTTTTCCAATGTTCCGACCAATAGTAACTTCGTATTCAAACGAAACTTTGAGAGCATCCGGCTCTTGGACGGTAAACCCAAGAGCCGTTAGCTCTGCGATAAAATCTGATTTTGCCATAGGTGAAAATTTTAGGATACAGGTGTTTCACCACGAAATACACTTACAAACTTCATTGCCGGACACTTCATTTTTATTGGAGTTGTCGGAGTGTCTTTGTAAGATTTTTGGCTGCCATCATGATTGATTTGAACCAAGTAGTAATCACTCACAGGAGTAATACCAGCCAACTCCAAAATTTGATTTGGAGTTAACTCCTTTTGGTCGGTGGTTTCAGGTTCACCATCAACAGTGTAGTGAAACACTTCAGGCGGTTTTACAACAAAATGTTCAATACCGGGCTTTGCCAAGTCCACTTTTTCGTTAAGATCAATTTTCTCAAAGTCGCAATGTTTCAACTTCTGATAAAGGGTATAACACTCTACCGGAGTTTTACATGCCTTTTCAAGAATCTCTTTTCCTGTTACAAACTGATGGTCAAAAACGAAATACTCGTTATCAATTTTCACCTTATACCTTTTACCTACAGGAGGTTTTTTGTCGGACTTGGCGTAAGTTTCCAAGTCAATCACCTCATTTGCACCTTGTGCGTCTTGATTTTGTTCTTCTTTTTTCATTTGAATAATTTTTGATTATACCTATATATGTTACCCTGATGATTATTTTTGCAGGTGGGTAATAAAGATTTTACAGAAAAGAATTTTTATATGACCTGCAAAAAAGGGTACTTTGATAACATATGTAAGTATGAAACAATTCTATAATGAAAAACTCATATTCAGGAAAAGATGAAATCGACTGGAAGGATTTACTACCCAAGCTTTATGCCTATACTCATTACTTGCTAAATAAAATGCGATGGTTTAGAGGAGAAGATGTAGATACCTACTTAAAGGGAAAAACGGTTGACGACTATGTCTATGGTGGGATAGAACAGTATTTGTTGTACCCGGAAAAATATGATCCTACAAAAAATCGTTCTTTGGCAAACTACATCAAGCTACATATAATTCAAAATCTTGTTGGCAACGATGCCCGTTCCCCAGAAAATAAAAGAAGTGTTGATCCAATAATAGAAAATGATGTTGATACTGAAGATGACTTCGAATATTCAGATAATATTTTGCTTGGTGTTTCTGAGGCTATGTTCGATCAAGATTTTGACTTTAACATGATTACTTCGTCTATCGAGGAAGAACTTAAATCAGATGAAGTTGCCGAAAAGATTTTCATCGGCCTTCGCTGTATGGGATATAAAAGGCGTGAAATAATAAAAGATACAGGATTAAGTGCAAATGATTTTGACAATGGTATGAGACGACTAAACACGGTTCTAAATAATGTAGCAAAAAAATTCCAATTAAAAAAACCAGCAAAACTATGAATGCTAATAACAAATACAGCAACACCGAATTCATCAGGTTTGTTCTTGGAAGTATGGATTTTATTAGCTCTGACAGTGGGAAGGCAAGAGAGTACATGTCATCTCAAGGGTTGAATGTTGATGCAATCGTTTCGGAAGGTCTTAAGCGAATTAAGAAATTGCAGATGCAAATTCAAGCAGGTAAGACACAAATGGAAATGATTTCAGCCGAGACCGTAAAACAGAAAGCAAAAGAATGGGTTGATTCTCTTTTAAACAATATTGATTTTTCTTTACCAGCACTCGTTAAAGAAGAAGAACTTTCTATGAGTTTTAGAAACATAGAATCTTTAAGCCAAGAGGACATCAAAAATATTTTGGTAAAACACTTTACCTTGAAATTTTTGGAAGAACAGAAGATAAAATCTAATGGACTTTAAATATTCCAAAGCTGAACTGATTGCCAAAAAAGTTTTGGAGGAATGTGGTCTTGACGACCCAACTCAATTTCCACTAAGTGAAATAATTTTAGGAAGAAAGGCATTTTACGAAGAAGTTCCTTTACAAGGCAAGGATGGAGAAATTGTTTCTTATCGTGGCAATTCAATAATCCATGTCAACTCAGATATTCCGTTTGAATCAAGAAAGAGATTTGCCTCAGCACATGAACTTGGACATTACGAAATGCACAGAGATATACAACCTGTTTTTTCAGATACTGAAGAAGATATGATGAACTGGTATAAAGCCGGACCTCAGGAAATGGAAGCTAATGAATTTGCGGCAGAATTCTTAATGCCTTCAGAAGTATTTTACAATGAATGTGCAAGAAAAAAATTTGGACCCGATGTAATTGAACATTTGGCAAATCGTTTTCAAGTCAGCAAAACAGCAACAATTTTGAAATTTGTAAAGAGA of Cytophagales bacterium contains these proteins:
- a CDS encoding ImmA/IrrE family metallo-endopeptidase — protein: MDFKYSKAELIAKKVLEECGLDDPTQFPLSEIILGRKAFYEEVPLQGKDGEIVSYRGNSIIHVNSDIPFESRKRFASAHELGHYEMHRDIQPVFSDTEEDMMNWYKAGPQEMEANEFAAEFLMPSEVFYNECARKKFGPDVIEHLANRFQVSKTATILKFVKRGNHPVVIVYCKDNKMKWWKPSHDFRYFLEFEKDKPPPTGSVAYELFTTKKIYSSDESKQDIWKSDWLRMRNDDEPDSRFFEYCLFVKSYNYSISVIWEK